The following coding sequences lie in one Amycolatopsis cihanbeyliensis genomic window:
- a CDS encoding chitinase, whose protein sequence is MSRIGTRIASVLGGFALAVALAPAGQAQAVHVEPAGQSAPYVDITMPEPSLAEIARETGHKTFTLAFALGDHSGCNPSWGGTIPLDDERILNDIRELRAMGGEVIVATGGAVGPYLEHTCRSADALTAAYRTILDTVGTNHLDVDVEAAIPHDMVNTALAGLQAERGTSVSYTLRVQGDDYGLDPYSVSVLRSAATHGVDVLVNPMTMEFGTSRSNWGDAVIAAAESVLGQMRGIWPDRADAELKRGLGVTPMIGRNFNGKIFRQADANKLVDWARANQIGLLAFWSVGRDNGSCPGGGVSPTCSSIAQSEYEFTNIFSRFPARSSY, encoded by the coding sequence ATGAGCAGAATCGGGACCCGGATCGCATCCGTACTCGGCGGTTTCGCGCTCGCGGTCGCGCTGGCGCCGGCCGGGCAGGCGCAGGCGGTACATGTGGAACCGGCGGGGCAGTCGGCACCGTATGTCGACATCACCATGCCGGAGCCCTCCCTTGCCGAGATCGCGCGGGAGACCGGGCACAAGACGTTCACGCTCGCCTTCGCGCTCGGCGACCACTCCGGCTGCAACCCCTCGTGGGGTGGCACGATCCCGCTGGACGACGAGCGGATCCTGAACGACATCCGCGAACTGCGGGCCATGGGCGGCGAGGTGATCGTGGCGACCGGCGGCGCCGTCGGGCCGTACCTGGAGCACACCTGCCGCTCGGCGGACGCGCTCACCGCCGCGTACCGGACCATCCTGGACACGGTGGGCACCAACCACCTCGACGTGGACGTCGAGGCCGCCATCCCGCACGACATGGTGAACACCGCGCTGGCGGGGTTGCAGGCTGAGCGGGGTACCAGTGTCAGCTACACCCTGCGGGTGCAGGGCGACGACTACGGCCTCGACCCGTACTCGGTTTCGGTGCTGCGCAGCGCCGCCACACACGGGGTGGACGTGCTGGTCAACCCGATGACGATGGAGTTCGGCACCTCCCGGTCGAACTGGGGTGACGCGGTGATCGCCGCCGCGGAGAGCGTGCTCGGCCAGATGCGGGGCATCTGGCCGGACCGTGCCGATGCCGAGCTCAAGCGCGGGCTCGGGGTCACGCCGATGATCGGGCGCAACTTCAACGGCAAGATCTTCCGGCAGGCGGACGCGAACAAGCTGGTGGACTGGGCCCGGGCGAACCAGATCGGCCTGCTCGCCTTCTGGTCGGTGGGTCGGGACAACGGTTCGTGCCCCGGCGGCGGCGTCTCCCCGACCTGCAGCAGCATCGCCCAGTCGGAGTACGAGTTCACCAACATCTTCAGCCGCTTCCCGGCCCGCAGCTCTTATTGA
- a CDS encoding glycosyltransferase family 4 protein, whose amino-acid sequence MADPADPADPADLTDLADRPLRVLLDGTPLLGDRTGVGRYTASLSEELASLSGVDTRAVAFTLRGWRRLRSVLPHGMRARGMPVAARALRRAWLRSNFPPVELFAGRSDVVHGTNFVLPPSLRAAGVLTIHDLAFLDAPQELAPSDREVPALVRKGAARAKAICTPTAAVADAVADRLDVDREKIVVTPLGVDPAWFTGRPPGEDLRERIGLPARYLLFVGAAGPRKGLDWLRRAHAAAPDLPPLVFAGPGPHQPSDRTLHLGYLSEVDLRGVVAGAAALVLPSRDEGFGLPVLEAMACDVPVVCSDIPALREVADGHATLVPYGEEGALAEALRAAVGEVHLASASAKRRAHAAGFTWRRCAELTVGAYRTAAGR is encoded by the coding sequence ATGGCTGACCCCGCTGACCCCGCTGACCCGGCTGACCTGACTGATCTGGCTGACCGCCCGCTCCGGGTGCTGCTGGACGGCACTCCGCTACTCGGTGACCGGACCGGGGTCGGCCGGTACACGGCCTCGCTGTCCGAGGAGCTCGCCTCGTTGTCCGGTGTGGACACTCGGGCCGTCGCGTTCACCCTGCGCGGCTGGCGCCGGCTGCGTTCGGTGCTGCCGCACGGGATGCGCGCCCGCGGGATGCCGGTGGCCGCGCGGGCGCTGCGCAGGGCGTGGCTGCGCTCGAACTTCCCGCCGGTGGAGCTGTTCGCCGGGCGCAGCGATGTCGTACACGGAACGAACTTCGTGCTGCCACCGAGCCTGCGCGCCGCAGGGGTGCTGACCATCCACGACCTCGCCTTCCTGGATGCCCCGCAGGAGCTGGCGCCGAGCGACCGGGAGGTGCCCGCCCTGGTGCGCAAGGGCGCGGCGCGGGCGAAGGCGATCTGCACCCCCACCGCGGCCGTGGCCGACGCGGTGGCCGATCGCCTGGACGTGGACCGGGAGAAGATCGTGGTCACCCCACTCGGGGTGGACCCGGCCTGGTTCACCGGACGCCCGCCCGGCGAGGACCTGCGCGAGCGGATCGGCCTGCCCGCCCGGTACCTGCTGTTCGTCGGCGCCGCGGGGCCGCGCAAGGGGCTGGACTGGCTGCGCCGCGCCCACGCCGCCGCACCGGACCTGCCACCGCTGGTGTTCGCGGGCCCCGGGCCGCACCAGCCGTCGGACCGCACGCTGCACCTGGGTTACCTGTCCGAAGTGGACCTGCGCGGGGTGGTCGCGGGCGCGGCCGCGCTGGTGCTGCCGTCCAGGGACGAGGGGTTCGGGCTCCCGGTGCTGGAGGCCATGGCCTGCGACGTGCCGGTGGTGTGCTCGGACATCCCGGCCCTGCGCGAGGTCGCCGACGGCCACGCCACCCTGGTGCCGTACGGCGAGGAGGGCGCGCTGGCCGAGGCCCTGCGCGCCGCCGTCGGCGAGGTACACCTCGCCTCCGCCTCGGCCAAGCGCCGCGCGCACGCCGCCGGTTTCACCTGGCGACGCTGCGCCGAACTCACCGTCGGCGCCTATCGCACCGCCGCAGGCCGCTAG
- a CDS encoding glycosyltransferase has protein sequence MAKGDPNQPVVSVIVVNYRGADDTITCLHALTTELDYPRLDLVCVDNASGGDDVRRIREAVPGVRIVESSENRGFAGGCNLGARHARGTVLAFLNNDARPHRAWARAAVSVLRAEPGVAAVASKVLDWEGESADFVDAGLTWFGMGYKRHAGTRLADLPAAEHDAAKDVLFGTGSALFVRAGVFAELGGFDERFFMFYEDVDLGWRLNLRGWRVRYVPTSIAYHRHHATMAELDAPDTGRETFLLERNALAAMYKNLSAETLASALPAALALTARRATARGELDPTRLDLQRGVGPIETDPVPVPRGTLAGLLAMDQFVELLPALAESRAVEQAARVRTDADLIPLLRKALEPAYPLPRYLAAHDVLTEAFGIEDAFGRRRRVLVLTGDSLTERMAGPAIRAWNIASVLAAEHEVRLVTVNPVADPPPAPFQVSAARRRDLAEPIEWAEIVILQGHVLEMAPALNKQHRHKLVVCDLYDPMHLELLEQGKDAADDRRAADLAGVTRVLDAQLERGDFFLCASERQRHFWLGHLAALGRLSPRLYDADPTTQSLLAVVPFGLPERAPQRTGPGLRATLNISETDHVVLWAGGVYSWFDPLTLVRAIDRLRERRGDVRLVFLGMRHPNPEVTEMSIGAQTARLADSLGLTGKHVFFNEHWVPYEERQNWLLDADCGVTTHFEHVETTFAFRTRVLDYLWAGLPIVTTDGDAMADLVRTERLGVVVPAEDVDALAEALEKSLYDTEFAAACVERIRLVAERFTWPRVLDPLVEFCRDPRPAADRLPGAEHLATTDPARGKELLRRDVALVREYLAEGGPRELVRRVGGRALRLARSRLGGRRTGNG, from the coding sequence GTGGCCAAGGGGGATCCGAACCAGCCGGTCGTCTCGGTGATCGTGGTGAACTACCGCGGCGCCGACGACACCATCACCTGCCTGCACGCCCTGACCACCGAGCTGGACTACCCGCGGCTGGACCTCGTCTGCGTGGACAACGCCTCCGGCGGGGACGACGTGCGGCGGATCCGGGAGGCCGTGCCCGGGGTGCGGATCGTGGAGTCGAGCGAGAACCGGGGTTTCGCAGGCGGCTGCAACCTGGGCGCCCGGCACGCGCGGGGCACCGTGCTGGCGTTCCTGAACAACGACGCCCGGCCGCATCGCGCCTGGGCCCGCGCCGCCGTGTCGGTGCTGCGCGCCGAACCGGGTGTCGCCGCGGTGGCCAGCAAGGTGCTGGACTGGGAGGGCGAGTCCGCGGACTTCGTGGACGCCGGCCTGACCTGGTTCGGTATGGGCTACAAGCGGCACGCCGGTACCCGGCTGGCCGACCTGCCCGCCGCCGAGCACGACGCGGCCAAGGACGTGCTGTTCGGCACCGGCTCGGCGCTGTTCGTGCGGGCCGGGGTGTTCGCCGAGCTCGGCGGGTTCGACGAGCGCTTCTTCATGTTCTACGAGGACGTGGACCTGGGCTGGCGGCTCAACCTGCGCGGCTGGCGGGTGCGGTACGTGCCCACCTCGATCGCCTACCACCGGCACCACGCCACGATGGCCGAACTGGACGCGCCGGACACCGGGCGGGAGACCTTCCTGCTGGAGCGCAACGCGCTGGCCGCCATGTACAAGAACCTCTCCGCCGAGACGCTGGCCAGCGCGCTGCCCGCCGCGCTGGCGCTCACCGCGCGCCGGGCCACCGCCCGGGGCGAGCTGGACCCGACCCGGCTGGACCTGCAGCGCGGCGTCGGTCCGATCGAGACCGACCCGGTCCCGGTGCCGCGCGGCACGCTCGCCGGGCTGCTGGCGATGGACCAGTTCGTCGAGCTGTTGCCCGCGCTGGCCGAGTCCCGCGCGGTGGAGCAGGCGGCGCGGGTGCGTACCGACGCCGACCTGATCCCGTTGCTGCGCAAGGCGCTCGAGCCCGCCTATCCGCTGCCCCGCTACCTCGCGGCGCATGACGTGCTGACCGAGGCGTTCGGCATCGAGGACGCCTTCGGCAGGCGGCGCAGGGTGCTGGTGCTCACCGGCGACTCGCTGACCGAGCGGATGGCGGGCCCGGCCATCCGGGCCTGGAACATCGCCTCGGTGCTGGCGGCCGAACACGAGGTCCGGCTGGTCACCGTCAACCCGGTGGCCGATCCGCCGCCCGCACCGTTCCAGGTCTCCGCCGCGCGCAGGCGCGACCTCGCCGAGCCGATCGAGTGGGCCGAGATCGTCATCCTGCAGGGCCACGTGCTGGAGATGGCGCCCGCGCTGAACAAGCAGCACCGGCACAAGCTCGTGGTCTGCGACCTGTACGACCCGATGCACCTGGAGCTGCTCGAGCAGGGCAAGGACGCGGCCGACGACCGGCGGGCCGCGGACCTGGCCGGCGTCACCAGGGTGCTGGACGCGCAGTTGGAACGCGGGGACTTCTTCCTGTGCGCCTCGGAGCGGCAGCGGCATTTCTGGCTCGGCCACCTCGCCGCGCTCGGCAGGCTGTCCCCCCGGCTGTACGACGCCGACCCCACCACGCAGTCCCTGCTCGCGGTGGTGCCCTTCGGGCTGCCCGAGCGTGCGCCGCAACGCACGGGGCCCGGGCTGCGCGCCACGCTGAACATCTCCGAGACCGATCACGTCGTGCTCTGGGCGGGCGGGGTGTACAGCTGGTTCGACCCGCTGACCCTGGTGCGCGCGATCGACCGGCTGCGCGAGCGCCGCGGGGACGTCCGGCTGGTGTTCCTCGGGATGCGGCATCCCAATCCGGAGGTCACCGAGATGAGCATCGGCGCGCAGACCGCGCGGCTGGCCGACTCGCTCGGGCTGACCGGCAAGCACGTGTTCTTCAACGAGCACTGGGTGCCCTACGAGGAGCGGCAGAACTGGCTTCTGGACGCCGACTGCGGGGTGACCACGCATTTCGAGCACGTGGAGACCACCTTCGCGTTCCGCACCAGGGTGCTGGACTACCTGTGGGCCGGGCTGCCGATCGTCACCACCGACGGGGACGCCATGGCCGACCTGGTGCGCACCGAACGGCTGGGGGTGGTGGTACCGGCCGAGGACGTCGACGCGCTGGCCGAGGCGCTGGAGAAGTCGCTCTACGACACCGAGTTCGCGGCCGCGTGCGTGGAGCGCATCCGGCTGGTCGCCGAGCGGTTCACCTGGCCGCGGGTGCTGGATCCGCTGGTGGAGTTCTGCCGGGACCCGCGCCCCGCCGCCGACCGGCTGCCGGGGGCGGAGCACCTGGCGACCACGGACCCCGCGCGTGGCAAGGAACTGCTGCGCAGGGACGTGGCGCTGGTGCGGGAGTACCTTGCCGAGGGCGGTCCACGGGAGCTGGTCCGGCGAGTCGGCGGCCGGGCCCTGCGGCTTGCCAGGAGCAGGCTCGGCGGGCGGCGAACCGGCAATGGCTGA
- a CDS encoding glycosyltransferase family 2 protein has product MPAPATTTVLVVTWRGVGHLGECLDALATQDRPHRILVVDNASDDGTAELLAAHPSAPEVLRLPRNAGYAGGIAAGLSAVDTPLVAWLNDDAAPRPDWLGLLEDALLAEPDLAAVGCRLERAGGSPQSVGVRLTADGHGADRTAAGGQAFGFCGGAVLLRTAALRAAGGVPASFFCYYEDTDTAWRLRLAGWRIGVRERAVARHRHGASTRPGSPSFHRWNERNRLLTLLRCAPARVALTQLTRFTALTAVLPLRGDRPAAANFRAGLRCRVLAEVLARLPATLLARRAIGARAVLDRGEVWREWAGR; this is encoded by the coding sequence GTGCCCGCACCCGCCACCACGACGGTCCTCGTCGTCACCTGGCGTGGCGTAGGTCACCTCGGCGAGTGCCTGGACGCGCTGGCGACGCAGGATCGTCCACATCGGATCCTGGTGGTCGACAACGCGTCCGACGACGGCACCGCCGAGCTGCTCGCCGCGCATCCCTCGGCCCCCGAGGTGCTCCGGCTGCCCCGTAACGCCGGGTACGCGGGCGGGATCGCGGCCGGGTTGTCCGCTGTGGACACGCCACTGGTGGCCTGGCTGAACGACGACGCCGCCCCGCGGCCGGACTGGCTCGGGCTGCTGGAGGACGCGCTGCTGGCCGAGCCCGACCTCGCCGCGGTGGGTTGCCGGCTGGAGCGCGCCGGCGGAAGCCCGCAGTCGGTGGGCGTGCGGCTCACCGCGGACGGGCACGGCGCCGACCGCACCGCCGCCGGCGGGCAGGCGTTCGGCTTCTGCGGCGGGGCGGTACTGCTGCGCACCGCGGCCCTGCGCGCCGCCGGCGGCGTCCCGGCGAGCTTCTTCTGCTACTACGAGGACACCGACACGGCCTGGCGGCTGCGGCTGGCCGGGTGGCGAATCGGGGTACGGGAGCGGGCGGTGGCGCGGCACCGGCACGGTGCCAGCACCCGGCCCGGTTCGCCGTCCTTCCACCGGTGGAACGAGCGCAACCGGTTGCTCACGCTGCTGCGCTGCGCCCCGGCGCGGGTGGCACTGACCCAGCTCACCCGGTTCACCGCGCTCACCGCGGTGCTGCCGCTGCGCGGGGACCGGCCGGCCGCGGCCAACTTCCGGGCCGGGCTGCGCTGCCGGGTGCTGGCGGAGGTGCTCGCCCGGCTGCCCGCGACCCTGCTGGCCCGGCGGGCGATCGGCGCCCGCGCCGTGCTGGACCGAGGCGAGGTCTGGCGGGAATGGGCCGGCCGTTAA
- a CDS encoding glycosyltransferase family 4 protein, protein MPELVVIAEQLLAPVPGGTGRYTGELLRALAETTPDGWRLTSVVARHAEVGPARRAGVRGPRVLPLPPRALVAAWQAGLPLWPGGDAVHAPTPLAPPRSGRRTLSVTVHDTVPWTHPETLTRRGVSWHRSMITRATRRADAVVVPTEAVAAGLAAYAPGPAPVRVVGHGVAPVLTGAEAADLDLPRRYVLAVGTLEPRKGIDVLIQAVAGLDSVPLVLVGQPGWGGLDPRALAEEHGLPEHRLRVLGRLSDAELAQALRRASVLAAPSLAEGFGLPVLEAMACGVPVVHSDVAALVEVAGAAGITVPRADPAALTGALRSVLEEPGLAPRLGAAGRARAERFSWQRAAEAIWSIHQDR, encoded by the coding sequence GTGCCCGAGTTGGTCGTGATCGCCGAGCAGTTACTCGCGCCGGTTCCCGGTGGTACCGGCCGCTACACCGGCGAGCTGTTGCGCGCGCTCGCCGAGACCACCCCGGACGGCTGGCGGCTGACCAGCGTGGTCGCCAGGCATGCCGAGGTGGGCCCGGCCCGGCGGGCGGGCGTGCGGGGGCCCCGGGTGTTGCCGCTGCCGCCACGCGCGCTGGTCGCCGCCTGGCAGGCCGGGCTGCCGCTGTGGCCGGGCGGGGACGCGGTGCACGCTCCGACCCCGCTGGCGCCGCCGCGCTCGGGCCGCCGGACTCTCTCGGTGACCGTGCACGACACCGTCCCGTGGACGCATCCGGAGACGCTCACCCGCCGCGGGGTCTCCTGGCACCGGTCGATGATCACCAGGGCCACCCGCAGGGCGGACGCGGTGGTCGTGCCCACCGAGGCGGTCGCCGCGGGCCTGGCCGCGTACGCCCCGGGCCCGGCGCCGGTGCGGGTGGTCGGGCACGGGGTCGCCCCGGTGCTGACCGGGGCCGAGGCCGCCGACCTCGACCTGCCGCGGCGCTACGTGCTCGCCGTCGGCACGCTGGAGCCACGCAAAGGGATCGACGTGCTGATCCAGGCGGTGGCCGGGCTCGACTCGGTCCCGCTGGTGCTGGTCGGGCAGCCGGGCTGGGGCGGACTCGATCCGCGGGCACTGGCCGAGGAGCACGGCCTGCCGGAGCACCGGCTGCGGGTGCTGGGCAGGCTGTCCGACGCCGAGCTGGCGCAGGCGCTGCGGCGGGCGAGCGTGCTCGCCGCGCCGAGCCTCGCCGAGGGGTTCGGCCTGCCGGTGCTGGAGGCGATGGCCTGCGGGGTGCCGGTGGTGCACTCGGACGTCGCGGCGCTGGTGGAGGTCGCCGGTGCGGCCGGGATCACGGTGCCGAGGGCGGACCCGGCCGCGCTCACCGGCGCCCTGCGTTCGGTGCTCGAGGAACCGGGGCTCGCCCCGCGGCTGGGTGCGGCCGGGCGAGCCCGGGCCGAGCGTTTCTCCTGGCAGCGGGCCGCCGAGGCGATCTGGAGCATCCATCAGGACCGGTGA
- a CDS encoding glycosyltransferase family 4 protein: MLIDATAVPADRGGVGRYVDSLVAALDQDGARLTVACQPRDAGLYTELAPRSRVVGAPEATATRTARLTWEQTSLPMLVRRLNVDVVHSPHYTMPLASPAASVVTLHDATFFTDAVLHAGVKARFFRAWTVAALRRASVCVVPSVATASELARLVPAGESRMEIIQHGVEEARFHPPSPEEVRAARDAVGLGDTPYVAFLGALEPRKNVPALIRGFAHAVAGRPNPPALVLAGQPGWDSQVEKALDAVPHRLRVIRAGYLPFDTLAGFLGGAELVAYPSLGEGFGLPVLEAMACGACVLTTRRLSLPEVGGDAVAYCGVGAGDVAVAMAELLDDAPRRAALAAAAQRRAKEFSWATTAERHREAYAMAAAGHRRRRG, encoded by the coding sequence GTGTTGATCGACGCGACAGCCGTGCCCGCGGACCGGGGCGGCGTCGGTCGCTACGTCGACTCACTCGTCGCCGCCCTTGACCAGGACGGCGCGCGGCTGACGGTCGCCTGCCAGCCGAGGGACGCCGGGCTCTACACCGAGCTCGCCCCGCGGTCCAGGGTGGTCGGTGCGCCGGAGGCGACCGCGACCAGGACGGCCCGGCTGACCTGGGAGCAGACCAGCCTGCCGATGCTGGTGCGCAGGCTGAACGTGGACGTGGTGCACTCCCCGCACTACACGATGCCGCTGGCCAGCCCGGCCGCTTCGGTGGTCACCCTGCACGACGCGACCTTCTTCACCGACGCCGTGCTGCACGCCGGGGTGAAGGCGCGTTTCTTCCGCGCCTGGACGGTGGCCGCGTTGCGCAGGGCCTCGGTGTGCGTGGTCCCGAGCGTGGCGACGGCGAGCGAGCTGGCCAGGCTGGTCCCCGCGGGGGAGAGCCGGATGGAGATCATCCAGCACGGGGTCGAGGAGGCACGGTTCCACCCGCCCTCCCCGGAGGAGGTGCGCGCGGCCCGGGATGCCGTCGGCCTCGGCGACACCCCCTACGTGGCGTTCCTCGGCGCGCTCGAACCACGCAAGAACGTACCCGCGCTGATCCGCGGCTTCGCGCACGCGGTGGCGGGCAGGCCGAATCCGCCCGCGCTGGTGCTGGCCGGGCAGCCCGGCTGGGACAGCCAGGTGGAGAAGGCCCTCGACGCCGTGCCGCACCGGCTGCGGGTGATCCGGGCTGGCTACCTGCCGTTCGACACCCTCGCCGGGTTCCTCGGCGGGGCGGAGCTGGTGGCGTACCCCAGCCTCGGCGAGGGGTTCGGGCTGCCGGTGCTGGAGGCGATGGCCTGCGGTGCCTGCGTGCTCACCACCCGCAGGCTGTCCCTGCCCGAGGTCGGCGGGGACGCGGTGGCCTACTGCGGGGTCGGCGCGGGGGACGTGGCGGTGGCCATGGCCGAGCTGCTGGACGACGCCCCGCGGCGGGCCGCGCTGGCCGCGGCGGCGCAGCGCAGGGCCAAGGAGTTCTCCTGGGCGACCACCGCCGAGCGGCACCGGGAGGCCTACGCCATGGCCGCGGCGGGCCACCGGCGTCGCCGCGGGTAA
- a CDS encoding glycosyltransferase family 2 protein: MQNVRVTESNRAYGDELAVVVVTYFPGETLERFLDTLEKATTRRVRVVLADNSSTDGAPERAAERENVRLLPMGGNLGYGTAANRGVAALGPEFGWVVVANADLEWEQGALDALLEVADRRPRGGAFGPLIREPDGTVYPSARLLPALGRGVGHAVFGKVWKGNPWTRAYRQERGEPTERVAGWLSGSCQLLRREAFAAVGGFDERYFMYFEDVDLGDRLGQAGWRNVYAPSAAVMHIGGHATARAPAKMLAVHHDSAYRYLADRHRGLAWKPVLAAIRAGLTLRLKLSTLRR, from the coding sequence GTGCAGAATGTCCGGGTGACCGAGAGCAACAGGGCGTACGGCGACGAGCTTGCCGTGGTGGTCGTGACCTACTTCCCCGGCGAGACCCTCGAGCGTTTCCTGGACACGCTGGAGAAGGCCACCACTCGCCGGGTGCGGGTGGTGCTCGCCGACAACTCCTCGACCGATGGCGCCCCGGAGCGGGCCGCCGAACGGGAGAACGTGCGGTTGCTGCCGATGGGGGGCAACCTCGGCTACGGCACCGCGGCCAACCGCGGGGTGGCCGCACTCGGCCCGGAGTTCGGCTGGGTGGTGGTGGCCAACGCCGATCTGGAGTGGGAGCAGGGTGCACTGGACGCCCTGCTGGAGGTGGCGGACCGCCGGCCGCGGGGCGGTGCGTTCGGGCCGCTGATCCGGGAGCCGGACGGCACCGTCTACCCCTCCGCGCGGTTGCTGCCCGCGCTGGGGCGCGGGGTGGGGCATGCGGTGTTCGGCAAGGTGTGGAAGGGCAACCCGTGGACCCGCGCCTACCGGCAGGAGCGCGGGGAACCCACCGAGCGGGTGGCGGGCTGGCTATCCGGTTCCTGCCAGCTGCTGCGGCGGGAGGCGTTCGCGGCGGTCGGCGGGTTCGACGAGCGCTACTTCATGTACTTCGAGGACGTGGACCTCGGGGATCGGTTGGGGCAGGCGGGCTGGCGCAACGTCTACGCTCCCTCGGCGGCCGTGATGCACATCGGCGGGCATGCCACGGCGCGGGCCCCCGCGAAGATGCTGGCCGTGCACCACGACAGCGCGTACCGCTACCTCGCCGACCGGCACCGGGGCCTCGCCTGGAAGCCCGTGCTGGCCGCGATCCGCGCCGGCCTGACGCTGCGCCTGAAGCTCTCCACCCTGCGCCGCTAG
- a CDS encoding nucleotidyltransferase family protein, whose amino-acid sequence MTSTLGVDAVVLVGGKGTRLRPLTLSAPKPMLPTAGVPFLSHLLSRIRAAGITHVVLGTSYRAEVFEEYFGDGAALGLEIEYVVEREPLDTGGAIRNVLGHLRAEHAVIFNGDILSGADLPALVATHRDAGADVTLHLQRVADPGRFGSVPTDADGRVTAFLEKTPNPPTDQINAGCYVFRRSVVESIPAGRRVSVERETFPMLLESGAHVHGFVDSSYWLDVGTPDTFVRGSADLVRGLAPTSALPGPVGESLLLEGASVSAEAIVDGGATLGRDTVVGAGARVSGAVLFDGATVGAGADVRDSVLGAGASVGEGTVLRGVVLGDRASVGAGCELLDGARVWPEVTLPEGALRFSSDA is encoded by the coding sequence ATGACGTCCACGCTCGGGGTCGATGCCGTCGTTCTCGTCGGCGGCAAGGGGACCCGGTTGCGCCCGCTCACGCTGTCCGCGCCCAAACCCATGCTGCCCACCGCCGGTGTGCCGTTCCTGAGCCATCTGCTCTCCCGGATCAGGGCGGCCGGGATCACCCATGTGGTACTCGGCACCTCCTACCGGGCGGAGGTGTTCGAGGAGTACTTCGGCGACGGCGCCGCGCTCGGGCTGGAGATCGAGTACGTGGTGGAGCGGGAACCGCTGGACACCGGCGGCGCGATCCGCAACGTCCTCGGTCACCTGCGCGCCGAGCACGCGGTGATCTTCAACGGCGACATCCTCTCCGGCGCCGACCTGCCCGCACTGGTGGCGACCCACCGCGACGCGGGGGCGGATGTCACGTTGCATCTGCAGCGGGTGGCCGACCCCGGCCGGTTCGGCTCGGTGCCGACCGATGCCGACGGCCGGGTCACGGCCTTCCTCGAGAAGACCCCGAACCCGCCGACCGACCAGATCAACGCGGGCTGCTACGTGTTCCGTCGCTCGGTCGTCGAGTCCATCCCGGCGGGCAGGCGGGTCTCGGTCGAACGGGAAACCTTCCCCATGCTGCTGGAATCCGGCGCACATGTGCATGGGTTCGTGGACTCCTCGTACTGGCTGGACGTGGGCACCCCGGACACGTTCGTGCGCGGCTCGGCCGACCTGGTTCGCGGGCTCGCCCCGACCTCGGCGCTGCCCGGCCCGGTCGGGGAGTCCCTGCTGCTGGAAGGCGCCTCCGTGTCGGCGGAGGCCATCGTGGACGGTGGTGCCACCCTCGGCAGGGACACGGTGGTCGGCGCGGGGGCACGGGTCAGCGGCGCGGTGCTGTTCGACGGCGCCACGGTCGGCGCGGGGGCGGACGTGCGGGACTCGGTGCTCGGCGCGGGGGCCAGTGTCGGCGAGGGCACCGTGCTGCGCGGCGTGGTGCTCGGCGACCGGGCTTCGGTCGGCGCGGGCTGCGAACTGCTGGACGGCGCGCGGGTGTGGCCGGAGGTCACCCTGCCCGAAGGCGCGCTGCGCTTCTCCAGCGACGCGTGA
- a CDS encoding DNA-3-methyladenine glycosylase family protein gives MPERTWRPPFPLDLAAVLAPLQRGRGDPCLRRDEGGVAWLTGNTPDGAGTLAVHRRAGGEVRATAWGRGADFLLEWLPALLGAADDDSGFVAHHEAVARARHGAPGLRLGATGRVWDVLVPAVLEQKVTGYEARRSWRELCRRFGEPAPGPAPDGMRVPPTPVAVRSIVDWKWHKAGVDLTRRRTLIAAARVAHRLERAAVLGGADGRLLLRNVPGVGPWTAAEVAQRAWGDPDAVSVGDFHVPAVVGHALLGRELDDAGMLAELAPYTPQRQRAVRYLEAAGFSRPRSGPRQAVRDYRAM, from the coding sequence GTGCCCGAGCGAACCTGGCGCCCGCCGTTCCCGCTCGACCTCGCGGCGGTACTGGCGCCCCTGCAGCGCGGGCGCGGCGATCCCTGCCTGCGCAGGGACGAGGGCGGCGTGGCCTGGCTGACCGGCAACACCCCGGACGGCGCGGGAACGCTGGCCGTGCACCGGCGTGCGGGCGGGGAGGTGCGGGCCACCGCGTGGGGGCGGGGCGCGGACTTCCTGCTGGAGTGGCTGCCCGCCCTGCTCGGCGCCGCGGACGACGACTCCGGCTTCGTCGCGCACCACGAGGCGGTGGCCAGGGCCCGGCACGGGGCGCCCGGCCTGCGGCTGGGTGCGACCGGGCGGGTCTGGGACGTGCTGGTTCCCGCGGTGCTGGAGCAGAAGGTCACCGGCTACGAGGCTCGCCGCTCCTGGCGGGAGCTGTGCCGCCGGTTCGGCGAACCGGCGCCGGGACCGGCGCCGGACGGTATGCGGGTACCGCCGACGCCGGTGGCAGTTCGGTCCATTGTGGATTGGAAATGGCACAAGGCCGGGGTGGACCTGACCCGCCGCCGTACCCTGATCGCCGCCGCGCGGGTGGCGCACCGGCTGGAGCGGGCGGCCGTGCTCGGTGGTGCGGACGGCCGCCTGCTGCTGCGCAACGTGCCCGGTGTCGGGCCGTGGACCGCCGCCGAGGTCGCTCAGCGCGCCTGGGGTGACCCGGACGCGGTGAGCGTCGGCGACTTCCACGTCCCGGCCGTGGTCGGCCACGCCCTGCTCGGCAGGGAGCTTGACGACGCGGGCATGCTCGCCGAGCTGGCCCCGTACACGCCGCAGCGGCAGCGCGCGGTGCGCTACCTCGAGGCCGCGGGCTTCTCCCGGCCGAGGTCCGGCCCACGGCAGGCGGTGCGGGACTACCGCGCGATGTGA